A DNA window from Streptomyces sp. CA-278952 contains the following coding sequences:
- a CDS encoding roadblock/LC7 domain-containing protein — MTTSSDLSWILSDFAGRLPEVTQAIAVSVDGLALAYTGVERDDAERLAAIASGVVNLLSAAAQLTNTDPVEHSLTAMEGGYLFSMAVSSGASLLVTTTRDADIGEVSYMMSELINQVGDSLSPQLRDPSLPPLR; from the coding sequence ATGACCACCTCCTCCGACCTGAGCTGGATCCTGAGCGATTTCGCCGGGCGCCTCCCGGAAGTCACCCAGGCGATAGCCGTGTCCGTGGACGGGCTCGCGCTGGCGTACACCGGTGTGGAACGCGACGACGCCGAGCGGCTGGCCGCCATCGCGTCCGGCGTCGTCAACCTGCTCTCCGCGGCGGCCCAGTTGACCAACACCGATCCCGTGGAGCACAGCCTGACCGCGATGGAGGGCGGCTACCTGTTCTCGATGGCCGTCTCCAGCGGTGCCTCGCTCCTCGTCACCACGACCAGGGACGCGGACATCGGCGAGGTCAGCTACATGATGTCCGAACTGATCAACCAGGTCGGCGACTCGCTCTCTCCCCAGCTCCGCGATCCGAGCCTCCCGCCCCTCCGCTGA
- a CDS encoding ABC transporter substrate-binding protein, with protein MFPFALSRPHRRRFRPAGAAALALGLAAVTGCSSDSGAADDTVKIGLVASLSGTYEPVGTELRDGFKLYLETHGNKLGGRKVELIVADEGDGPPTAVPAATKLVKKDKVDVLTGLVGGGSVNAVLPLIQQAKIPFLGSNARPPVKDIEYVWTTSFLSDEPGRAIAPYIKDNVDGPVYAIGPDYQGGHDELRGFTDEFKRIKGKLANPDGKTTWTPFPKTTNFMPYFAEIAKTDAKAVYCFYAGKAAIDFAKQYAQSDIADLPLYTAFVTEGSVLQAQGAAAKDIYSVLNYAADLDNEANRTFAADWTAEHDTQPTTYAMASYDAAAVLDKAIADAAKDGDVTSQTINKAIAGLGQIDSPRGAWEFGDKAHSPVQTWYLRQVRPDGSRLANVMVQDLATLGS; from the coding sequence ATGTTCCCCTTCGCCCTTTCCCGCCCCCACCGCCGCAGATTCCGGCCGGCCGGCGCTGCCGCCCTCGCCCTCGGCCTGGCGGCCGTCACCGGATGCAGCAGCGACAGCGGCGCCGCCGACGACACCGTGAAGATCGGCCTGGTGGCCTCCCTGTCGGGCACCTACGAGCCGGTCGGCACGGAGCTGCGGGACGGCTTCAAGCTGTACCTGGAGACCCATGGCAACAAGCTGGGCGGCCGAAAGGTCGAGCTGATCGTGGCGGACGAGGGCGACGGCCCGCCGACCGCCGTGCCGGCGGCCACCAAGCTCGTCAAGAAGGACAAGGTCGACGTGTTGACGGGCCTCGTCGGCGGCGGTTCGGTCAACGCGGTCCTGCCACTGATCCAGCAGGCCAAAATCCCCTTCCTGGGATCGAACGCCCGGCCTCCGGTCAAGGACATCGAGTACGTCTGGACGACCAGCTTCCTGTCCGACGAGCCGGGCCGGGCCATCGCCCCGTACATCAAGGACAACGTCGACGGACCGGTCTACGCGATCGGCCCCGACTACCAGGGCGGCCACGACGAACTGCGCGGATTCACCGATGAGTTCAAGCGGATCAAGGGGAAGCTCGCCAACCCGGACGGCAAGACCACCTGGACGCCGTTCCCGAAGACGACCAACTTCATGCCGTACTTCGCGGAGATCGCCAAGACCGACGCCAAGGCGGTGTACTGCTTCTACGCCGGCAAGGCCGCGATCGACTTCGCCAAGCAGTACGCCCAATCGGACATCGCCGATCTGCCGCTGTACACGGCCTTCGTGACCGAGGGCAGCGTGCTCCAGGCACAGGGCGCGGCGGCGAAGGACATCTACTCGGTCCTGAACTACGCGGCCGACCTCGACAACGAGGCCAACCGCACGTTCGCCGCCGACTGGACCGCGGAGCACGACACGCAGCCCACCACCTACGCGATGGCGTCGTACGACGCGGCCGCCGTACTGGACAAGGCGATCGCCGACGCGGCGAAGGACGGCGACGTCACGTCGCAGACCATCAACAAGGCCATCGCGGGGCTGGGCCAGATCGACAGCCCGCGCGGCGCCTGGGAGTTCGGCGACAAGGCCCACTCCCCGGTGCAGACCTGGTACCTGCGCCAGGTGCGGCCGGACGGATCCCGGTTGGCCAACGTCATGGTCCAGGACCTGGCGACGCTCGGCAGCTGA